A segment of the Streptomyces sp. L2 genome:
ATCACGAGCGGCCACGGCCACCACTGATCCCGCGTCGCCACGCCACAGCGAAGGGCCCCGTCCGGTGTTCGGACGGGGCCCTTCGCCCTGCCCGGGGCTGGATAGGGTGGAGCCGTACTTTCTTGTACGTCCCTTCGTGTACGTCCATGACACCAGGAGCGGCTGATGAGCGCTGTGACCCCCGCTGGAGGCGACACCGCGGCGGGCCGTTCCTGGCCCGCCCTGCTGAACGGCCTGCTGGCCGGCCAGGACCTGGCGGCCGACGACACCGCCTGGGCGATGGACCGGATCATGGGCGGCGAGGCGACGGACGCCCAGATCGCCGGGTTCGCGGTCGCGCTGCGCGCCAAGGGCGCCACCGTCCAGGAGATCACCGGTCTCGTGCGCACGATGTACGACCACGCGAACGTGATCGAGGTGCCGGGCGCCACCGTCGACATCGTCGGCACGGGCGGCGACGGCGCCAAGACGGTCAACATCTCCACCATGTCGTCGATCGTCGTCGCGGGCACCGGCGCGAAGGTCGTCAAGCACGGCAACCGGGCCGCGTCCTCCGCGTCCGGCGCGTCCGACGTGCTGGAGAAGCTCGGCGTCAACCTGGACCTGACCCCGCAGGGGGTCGTCCGGGTCGCCGAGGAGGCCGGGATCACCTTCTGCTTCGCGGTGAAGTTCCACCCGGCGCTGCGCCATGTGGGCGCCGCCCGCGGCCAGTTGGGGATCCGCACGGTGTTCAACCTGCTCGGTCCGCTGACCAACCCGGCGAAGGTGCG
Coding sequences within it:
- the trpD gene encoding anthranilate phosphoribosyltransferase, which translates into the protein MSAVTPAGGDTAAGRSWPALLNGLLAGQDLAADDTAWAMDRIMGGEATDAQIAGFAVALRAKGATVQEITGLVRTMYDHANVIEVPGATVDIVGTGGDGAKTVNISTMSSIVVAGTGAKVVKHGNRAASSASGASDVLEKLGVNLDLTPQGVVRVAEEAGITFCFAVKFHPALRHVGAARGQLGIRTVFNLLGPLTNPAKVRAQAVGVAVAHEAPIVAGVFAERGNSSLVFRGDDGLDELTTTATSRVWVVRDGKVTEESFDPRDVGLDLVPVEALRGADASYNAEVARRLLDGERGPVRDAVVLNSAAALVALDPGPGTLAEQIRAGMDRAAESIGSGAAKRTLDRWVAASNA